The proteins below come from a single Gossypium raimondii isolate GPD5lz chromosome 2, ASM2569854v1, whole genome shotgun sequence genomic window:
- the LOC105787452 gene encoding SKP1-like protein 1B — MSSSGRKITLKSSDGESFEVDEAVALESQTIKHMIEDDCADNGIPLPNVTSKILAKVIEYCKKHVEAPKTDDRSADDELKSWDADFVKVDQATLFDLILAANYLNIKGLLDLTCQTVADMIKGKTPEEIRKTFNIKNDFTPEEEEEVRRENQWAFE; from the exons ATGTCGTCGTCGGGGAGGAAGATCACCCTTAAGAGCTCGGACGGCGAATCATTCGAGGTTGATGAAGCGGTGGCGTTGGAGTCGCAGACGATTAAGCATATGATCGAGGACGATTGCGCTGATAACGGGATACCCTTGCCTAATGTTACGAGCAAGATCTTAGCGAAGGTGATCGAGTACTGCAAGAAACACGTCGAGGCTCCTAAGACAGACGATCGATCCGCCGATGACGAGCTCAAGAGTTGGGACGCTGACTTTGTCAAGGTCGATCAAGCCACTCTCTTTGATCTCATTCTG GCAGCGAACTATTTGAACATCAAGGGTTTGCTGGATCTCACTTGCCAAACTGTTGCTGACATGATCAAGGGAAAGACCCCAGAAGAGATCAGGAAGACTTTCAATATCAAGAATGACTTCACCCCggaagaggaagaagaggtTCGTCGGGAGAACCAGTGGGCATTCGAATGA
- the LOC105787449 gene encoding pentatricopeptide repeat-containing protein At3g51320, whose product MATMSIRELLRFRSTIFIKPNRFHLPFYSTESKALTSILDSCRDIKELFQIQARLITSGLFQNPFWVDRVLIHSSKFSNIDYTVSILRCIENPGTFRVNSVIRAYCFSSLHHQAVVFYFKMRDNGWFVPNSYTFVPLLSSCSKLGCSKSARKCHGQAIKFGVVNRLPIQNSLIHMYGCCGVFEFAINVLIEMSQRDIASWNSFINVCVKVWNLGLAHQLFDKMPKKNVVSWNIMIKGYLKAGNPGCALKLFRQMVKTGLMGNEKTVASVLSACSKSARLKEGRSVHGFLIKNGMKSNIIIDTALVNLYCNCQKVGLARRMFDKIRNRNRVCWNAMILGHCIHGNPIDGLKLFTDMVEETIISPDEITFVGVLCACARAGSVPDGRNYFHQMINKFGIKPNFAHHWCMANLYVGVQLFQEAEDILRQMPDSAEDISSDSVLWANLLSSCRFREGVTVGERIATSLIAKEPKNFTYYQLLLNVYAVAGQWEDVAKMKQIMKEKGIERVAGCNLLDLKNIVHNLKVSEQWREGMDQRDVKLAES is encoded by the coding sequence ATGGCAACGATGTCCATTCGTGAACTCCTTCGTTTTCGATCCACCATCTTCATTAAACCCAACCGGTTTCACTTGCCGTTTTATTCAACTGAGTCCAAAGCGCTCACTTCGATCCTCGATTCGTGTCGTGATATAAAGGAACTGTTTCAAATCCAAGCTCGATTGATAACTTCGGGTCTCTTCCAAAACCCATTTTGGGTCGACAGGGTTTTGATCCATTCTTCCAAGTTCAGCAACATTGATTACACCGTTTCGATTCTACGATGCATTGAAAATCCCGGTACTTTCCGTGTTAATTCAGTTATCAGAGCTTACTGTTTTAGTTCTTTACACCATCAAGCTGTggttttttactttaaaatgcGAGATAATGGGTGGTTTGTTCCTAATAGCTATACTTTTGTGCCACTTTTAAGCTCTTGTTCGAAATTGGGTTGCTCTAAATCTGCAAGGAAGTGTCACGGCCAAGCAATTAAATTTGGGGTAGTCAATAGATTGCCAATACAGAACTCTTTGATTCATATGTATGGTTGTTGTGGGGTTTTTGAGTTTGCCATCAATGTGTTAATTGAAATGTCTCAAAGAGATATTGCCTCATGGAACTCTTTTATTAATGTGTGTGTCAAAGTTTGGAATTTGGGTTTGGCTCACCAACTGTTCGATAAAATGCCTAAGAAGAATGTGGTTTCTTGGAATATTATGATTAAAGGGTATTTAAAAGCTGGGAATCCGGGTTGTGCATTGAAGTTGTTTAGGCAAATGGTGAAAACGGGATTAATGGGGAACGAGAAGACTGTGGCTAGTGTACTTAGTGCTTGTTCCAAGTCAGCTAGATTAAAGGAAGGAAGATCAGTTCATGGATTTTTAATCAAGAACGGCATGAAGtctaatataataatagatacAGCTTTGGTTAATTTGTATTGTAACTGCCAGAAAGTAGGATTAGCTCGTAGGATGTTCGACAAGATCAGAAATAGGAACCGAGTTTGTTGGAATGCAATGATTTTAGGGCATTGCATTCATGGAAATCCCATAGATGGACTAAAATTGTTCACTGATATGGTGGAAGAAACGATCATTTCTCCTGACGAAATCACTTTCGTCGGCGTTCTATGTGCTTGTGCTCGTGCAGGATCGGTACCAGATGGCAGAAACTATTTCCACCAAATGATCAACAAATTCGGTATAAAACCGAACTTTGCTCATCATTGGTGCATGGCGAATCTTTACGTTGGCGTTCAACTTTTCCAAGAGGCGGAAGACATCCTAAGGCAAATGCCGGATAGTGCCGAGGACATATCATCTGATTCGGTTCTTTGGGCTAACTTGCTCAGCTCATGTCGGTTTAGGGAGGGCGTAACTGTTGGGGAAAGAATAGCAACATCGTTGATTGCAAAAGAGCCTAAAAACTTCACATATTATCAGTTATTGTTGAATGTGTATGCTGTGGCAGGTCAATGGGAGGATGTTGCTAAAATGAAACagataatgaaggaaaaagGGATTGAAAGAGTTGCAGGGTGTAATCTTTTAGATTTAAAGAACATTGTTCATAATTTAAAAGTGAGTGAACAATGGAGGGAGGGTATGGATCAAAGGGATGTCAAGCTTGCTGAAAGCTAG
- the LOC105787448 gene encoding protein FD: MLSPSNKPQITPLKPSSPSPPHRPKTMEEVWNDITLASLHDHHSSSSSSREPFSSSPHLILQDFLAARSDPPPPQQQTNGGGDTNTMLYGSPLPPPATVLSLNSGPGFDFLDNPRLQSSPISTLPTFNSPFEALASSTTLATFGKKRTQDSDNSSGNRRHKRMIKNRESAARSRARKQAYTNELELEVAHLMEENAKLRRQQEQLRVAATAQLSRNRMLQRTSTAPF, translated from the exons ATGTTATCACCATCCAATAAACCCCAAATAACTCCATTAAAACCATCTTCTCCTTCACCTCCCCATAGACCTAAAACCATGGAAGAAGTATGGAACGACATCACCCTCGCTTCATTACACGACCACCactcttcctcttcttcttcaagagAACCCTTTTCATCCAGTCCTCATCTCATTCTCCAAGATTTTCTCGCCGCCAGGTCTGATCCACCACCACCGCAGCAGCAGACCAATGGTGGTGGTGATACCAATACTATGCTTTACGGTTCACCTTTACCACCTCCAGCTACTGTTTTAAGCTTAAATTCAGGTCCAGGCTTTGATTTCCTCGATAACCCACGTTTACAAAGCAGTCCTATTTCAACTTTGCCTACTTTCAATTCTCCATTCGAAGCTCTGGCTTCGTCGACCACCTTAGCCACCTTTGGGAAAAAAAGGACCCAAGATTCCGATAACAGTTCCGGTAATCGCCGGCATAAGCGTATGATTAAGAACCGTGAATCCGCTGCTCGATCAAGAGCTAGAAAACAG gcTTACACAAATGAGCTAGAACTTGAAGTTGCTCATCTTATGGAAGAAAATGCAAAACTCAGAAGACAACAAGAacag TTACGAGTAGCAGCTACAGCTCAACTTTCCAGAAATCGAATGCTTCAACGAACATCAACAGCTCCattttaa
- the LOC105787453 gene encoding E3 ubiquitin-protein ligase At4g11680, protein MILNKLVTFIYTIVGVRRSVSDEGKRTKEAAPPPPAAAGYVVVMEGTAMGSNSSSSSYLQGSTEGETCCVCLSSMEEGEETRVLPCFHEFHRVCVDKWVNTCKKNCPICRFSMGEEDRFMFHRREAFTEEMMIWFSSFHIAGF, encoded by the coding sequence ATGATTCTCAACAAGCTGGTAACCTTCATTTACACCATTGTTGGTGTAAGAAGATCAGTAAGTGATGAAgggaaaagaacaaaagaagcAGCACCACCACCACCCGCGGCGGCTGGCTATGTGGTGGTGATGGAGGGAACAGCAATGGGCAgcaacagcagcagcagcagctaCTTGCAGGGATCAACAGAAGGTGAAACATGTTGTGTATGTTTATCAAGCATGGAAGAAGGGGAAGAAACAAGGGTGTTGCCATGTTTCCATGAATTTCATAGGGTTTGTGTGGATAAGTGGGTGAATACATGTAAGAAGAATTGTCCAATATGCAGGTTTTCAATGGGGGAAGAAGATAGGTTTATGTTTCATAGAAGGGAAGCTTTCACTGAAGAGATGATGATATGGTTTTCGTCTTTTCATATAGCCGGATTCTAG